The proteins below are encoded in one region of Hordeum vulgare subsp. vulgare chromosome 3H, MorexV3_pseudomolecules_assembly, whole genome shotgun sequence:
- the LOC123439433 gene encoding glycine-rich cell wall structural protein-like: MATSFSCFLDISILVVFFSLPSLTGARLLYADKNTLNDSKSFSIGGGRGKGGGRGFGVSIRHGGHDTSIAIGGGLGGGAATNHGGGTSVGGGAGAGIGIDIGHGGVDVGIGGGGGGAASTGGVHAGGGGGGGIGVHIGHRGVTISAGGGGGAGVGAGGSGGGEGGGSGVGRAGNAVGGGGGYGSANGGNGSGGGTGVGSAGGNAGGGSGNGGVIHG, from the coding sequence ATGGCCACTTCTTTTTCTTGCTTCCTTGACATCTCAATTCTAGTAGTGTTCTTCTCACTCCCCTCGCTTACTGGTGCGAGGCTCCTGTATGCGGACAAGAACACCCTCAATGACAGCAAGTCTTTCTCCATCGGGGGTGGCAGAGGCAAGGGTGGCGGCCGAGGTTTCGGCGTGAGTATCAGACATGGCGGGCATGACACCTCCATCGCTATAGGTGGCGGACTGGGAGGTGGAGCTGCGACTAACCATGGTGGTGGCACGAGCGTAGGCGGTGGAGCAGGTGCAGGCATTGGCATCGATATAGGGCATGGTGGAGTGGATGTAGGGATAGGTGGGGGTGGAGGGGGAGCGGCTAGCACCGGCGGTGTGCatgcagggggtggcggtggaggtGGCATCGGAGTTCACATAGGCCATCGTGGGGTTACTATAAGCGCCGGAGGTGGGggcggtgctggtgttggtgctgGTGGAAGTGGAGGAGGTGAAGGCGGTGGTAGCGGTGTTGGTCGTGCTGGTAATGCTGTGGGTGGTGGGGGAGGGTATGGCAGTGCAAACGGCGGTAACGGAAGCGGAGGAGGTACCGGAGTCGGGTCAGCTGGTGGAAATGCAGGCGGTGGCTCTGGAAATGGTGGTGTAATCCATGGTTGA